The following are encoded in a window of Nakamurella sp. A5-74 genomic DNA:
- a CDS encoding YdcF family protein produces the protein MGTTAVLRAAGRWVAGAALLAALIVGGVFVRGFQVAGHDDRGRVDAIVVLGAAQYNGRPSPVLQARLDHARELYAAGVAPRIVTIGGNKVGDRTTEGAAGAAYLADKLGLTQPDGVLTAVPTGNDTLTSLRAATSVLAGHGWTHVVLVTDPAHAYRAQRIAEDLGLTAGVSSVTDGPAVEADVQWRYHVRETAGLLYYLVLGGSSGSTDSVL, from the coding sequence GTGGGCACCACAGCTGTGCTGCGAGCGGCGGGGCGCTGGGTCGCCGGAGCTGCGCTGCTCGCCGCGCTGATCGTCGGTGGGGTGTTCGTCCGGGGCTTCCAGGTCGCCGGGCACGACGATCGGGGCCGGGTCGACGCGATCGTCGTGCTCGGTGCCGCGCAGTACAACGGCCGGCCGTCACCGGTGCTGCAGGCTCGGCTGGATCACGCCCGGGAGCTCTATGCAGCGGGGGTGGCGCCGCGGATCGTCACCATCGGCGGCAACAAGGTCGGCGACCGCACCACCGAGGGGGCCGCGGGGGCCGCCTACCTCGCCGACAAGCTCGGCCTCACGCAGCCCGATGGCGTACTCACCGCGGTGCCAACGGGCAACGACACCCTCACCAGTCTGCGGGCGGCCACGAGCGTGCTCGCAGGTCACGGATGGACCCACGTCGTGCTCGTCACCGATCCGGCCCATGCCTACCGGGCGCAGCGGATCGCCGAGGATCTCGGCCTCACGGCCGGGGTGTCGTCGGTGACCGACGGTCCGGCCGTCGAAGCTGATGTGCAGTGGCGCTACCACGTGCGGGAGACCGCTGGGCTGCTGTACTACCTCGTACTCGGGGGCTCCTCCGGCTCCACGGATTCGGTGCTGTGA
- a CDS encoding deoxyguanosinetriphosphate triphosphohydrolase: MPPGYTGDDVARRVAEPAKTAAFAGAEPRPDSGRTPFARDRARVLHSGSLRRLAGKTQVVAPDEDDVPRTRLTHSLEVAQIARGIGSQLGCDADVVDLAGLAHDIGHPPFGHNGEDALDRIGAAVGGFEANAQNLRLLARLEPKVLTATGESAGLNLCLASLDAVIKYPWSTPDTRGKFGCYAEDRDVLDWVRPDQGTRLCLEAQVMDWADDVAYSVHDVEDGIIAGRIDLARLRSPEERQVVAIAARRGYSGESEADLAEVLGELLQRPEIVPAVGYRPGVRGAVALKSTTSELTGRLVTGAVAATRAEYGDAPLTRYAADLVVSPQLRAEVAMLKAIAVHYVMDDPARRALQDRQQQILQALVVALTERGSEAMDAQHGPRFAAAADDAGRLRAVLDQVASLTDSQAHRWHARLTGS; encoded by the coding sequence ATTCCACCCGGGTACACCGGCGACGACGTCGCCCGGCGGGTAGCGGAACCTGCCAAGACGGCCGCCTTCGCCGGTGCCGAACCGCGGCCGGATTCCGGTCGCACACCCTTCGCGCGGGACCGGGCCAGGGTGCTGCATTCGGGATCGCTGCGTCGGTTGGCCGGAAAGACGCAGGTGGTGGCGCCGGACGAGGACGACGTCCCGCGGACACGGCTCACCCATTCCCTCGAGGTGGCGCAGATCGCGCGGGGTATCGGCAGCCAGCTCGGTTGCGATGCCGACGTGGTGGATCTGGCCGGGCTCGCGCACGACATCGGCCATCCGCCGTTCGGCCACAACGGCGAGGATGCGCTCGACCGGATCGGCGCGGCCGTCGGCGGGTTCGAGGCGAACGCGCAGAACCTGCGTCTGCTCGCGCGGCTGGAACCGAAGGTGCTCACCGCCACCGGGGAGTCGGCGGGTCTCAACCTGTGCCTGGCCTCCCTCGATGCGGTGATCAAGTACCCGTGGTCCACGCCGGACACCCGCGGAAAGTTCGGCTGCTATGCCGAGGACCGCGACGTGCTGGACTGGGTCCGGCCCGACCAGGGGACCCGGCTGTGTCTCGAAGCGCAGGTGATGGACTGGGCCGACGACGTGGCCTACTCCGTGCACGACGTCGAGGACGGCATCATCGCCGGCCGGATCGACCTGGCGCGCCTCCGATCGCCCGAGGAACGACAGGTGGTCGCCATCGCCGCCCGGCGCGGCTACTCCGGGGAGTCCGAAGCAGACCTGGCCGAGGTACTGGGCGAGCTGTTGCAGCGACCCGAGATCGTGCCGGCCGTCGGCTACCGGCCGGGGGTGCGGGGCGCGGTCGCGCTCAAGAGCACGACCAGTGAGTTGACCGGGCGACTGGTGACGGGTGCGGTGGCGGCCACCCGAGCGGAGTACGGCGACGCGCCGCTCACCCGGTACGCGGCGGATCTGGTCGTCTCGCCGCAGCTGCGCGCCGAGGTCGCCATGCTGAAGGCGATCGCGGTGCACTACGTGATGGACGACCCGGCCAGGCGTGCGCTGCAAGATCGTCAGCAGCAGATCCTGCAGGCGCTGGTGGTGGCGCTGACCGAACGGGGGAGCGAAGCCATGGACGCCCAGCACGGACCACGCTTCGCCGCCGCTGCCGACGATGCCGGTCGGCTGCGCGCGGTGCTGGACCAGGTCGCCTCGCTCACGGACAGCCAGGCCCATCGCTGGCACGCCCGGCTGACAGGATCCTGA
- the dnaG gene encoding DNA primase, with amino-acid sequence MAGRITDEDKERVRDANRIESVIGEYVALRPSGGGNLKGLCPFHDEKTPSFNVRPAQSSYYCFGCGEGGDVFSFIAQLEHLSFLEAVERLADRVGITLARVEGGTSTRSEPGTRARLIAANKAAAEFYSGQLETEEAAPARQFLTERAFDMEAARSFGCGYAPSGWDRLTKALVKQGFSLQELYKAGLAREGQRGPIDQFHRRLLWTIRDAAGDVVGFGARRLFDDDRIQAKYVNTSDTPLYKKSQVLYGLDLAKREIAKQRQAVIVEGYSDVMAMHLAGVTTAVASCGTAFGDEHISVLRRYLLDNDVIRGEVIYTFDGDAAGQKAALKAFDSDQRFAANTYVAIAPDGMDPCELRMQGGDAAVRALVDGRTNLFAFAIQTVLADYDLETPEGRVAATAATVPLVAGIKQERLRADYTRELAGRLGAETTDIQGLVRREIARQAAAQRSAAERGSAERGSAERGSAERGTSGRPGAGAAGDQASTDARAAATTFRRPDPQDRTSSVEREVLKMALQYPAMVAADYAEQVAGDSFTHPSYRAVHEAISATSGIGTSSGVVWTSRVAEQMPAGGLRSLVHELAVEPPRHGSGEPDSSYAGAVIAAMGERAAAADEKKLRSALLRAESAGDRARANALQADLGAVIRYRRALMELARGGAA; translated from the coding sequence GTGGCAGGACGGATCACCGATGAGGACAAGGAGCGGGTCCGCGACGCCAATCGCATCGAGTCGGTGATCGGCGAGTACGTGGCGCTGCGTCCCAGCGGCGGCGGAAACCTGAAGGGGCTGTGCCCCTTCCACGACGAGAAGACTCCGTCGTTCAACGTCCGCCCGGCCCAGAGTTCGTACTACTGTTTCGGCTGCGGTGAGGGCGGCGACGTGTTCTCCTTCATCGCGCAGCTGGAGCACCTGAGTTTCCTGGAGGCCGTCGAGAGGCTGGCCGACCGGGTCGGCATCACCCTGGCCAGGGTCGAGGGTGGCACCTCGACCCGCTCCGAACCCGGCACCCGCGCGCGGCTCATCGCCGCGAACAAGGCGGCCGCCGAGTTCTACTCGGGCCAGCTGGAGACCGAGGAGGCCGCACCGGCCCGCCAGTTCCTCACCGAGCGGGCCTTCGACATGGAGGCGGCCAGATCGTTCGGCTGCGGGTACGCGCCGTCGGGCTGGGACAGGTTGACGAAAGCGCTGGTGAAACAGGGCTTCTCGCTGCAGGAGCTCTACAAGGCCGGCCTGGCGCGGGAGGGGCAGCGCGGCCCGATCGACCAGTTCCATCGACGGCTGTTGTGGACGATCAGGGATGCCGCGGGCGACGTCGTCGGGTTCGGTGCCCGCCGGCTCTTCGACGACGACCGGATCCAGGCGAAGTACGTCAACACCTCGGACACGCCGCTCTACAAGAAGTCGCAGGTGCTCTACGGGCTCGACCTGGCGAAGCGGGAGATCGCCAAGCAGCGCCAGGCGGTGATCGTCGAGGGGTACTCCGACGTGATGGCCATGCATCTCGCGGGGGTGACGACGGCGGTGGCCTCGTGCGGTACGGCTTTCGGCGACGAGCACATCAGCGTGCTGCGCCGCTACCTGCTCGACAACGACGTGATCCGCGGCGAGGTCATCTACACCTTCGACGGTGACGCTGCCGGCCAGAAGGCAGCGCTCAAGGCGTTCGACTCCGACCAGCGGTTCGCCGCCAACACCTACGTGGCGATCGCGCCGGACGGGATGGATCCCTGCGAACTGCGGATGCAAGGGGGTGATGCTGCGGTGCGCGCCCTGGTCGACGGCCGGACCAACCTGTTCGCCTTCGCCATCCAGACCGTGCTGGCCGACTACGACCTGGAGACGCCGGAGGGACGGGTGGCCGCGACGGCCGCCACCGTGCCGCTGGTCGCCGGGATCAAGCAGGAACGATTGCGGGCCGACTACACCCGCGAGTTGGCCGGCCGGCTCGGCGCCGAGACCACCGACATCCAGGGACTGGTGCGCCGGGAGATCGCCCGTCAGGCCGCAGCCCAGCGCAGCGCTGCCGAGCGAGGGAGTGCCGAACGGGGGAGTGCCGAACGCGGGAGCGCCGAGCGCGGAACGTCCGGTCGGCCAGGAGCAGGTGCCGCGGGTGACCAGGCGTCGACCGACGCGCGCGCTGCCGCCACCACGTTCCGTCGACCCGACCCCCAGGACCGCACCAGCTCCGTCGAGCGGGAAGTGCTCAAGATGGCGCTGCAGTACCCGGCGATGGTGGCCGCCGACTACGCCGAGCAGGTGGCCGGCGACAGCTTCACCCACCCGTCCTACCGCGCGGTCCACGAAGCCATCTCGGCCACCTCCGGAATAGGTACGTCCAGCGGGGTGGTGTGGACCTCGCGGGTTGCCGAGCAGATGCCGGCCGGAGGTCTGCGGTCGCTGGTGCACGAGTTGGCGGTGGAGCCGCCACGGCACGGCTCCGGGGAGCCGGACTCCAGCTACGCGGGTGCGGTGATCGCCGCGATGGGCGAACGTGCCGCCGCGGCGGACGAGAAAAAGCTGCGGTCTGCGTTGCTCCGCGCAGAGTCGGCCGGCGACCGCGCGCGGGCCAACGCGCTGCAGGCCGATCTGGGTGCGGTGATCCGGTACCGACGAGCGCTGATGGAACTTGCGCGCGGCGGTGCGGCATGA
- a CDS encoding TetR/AcrR family transcriptional regulator, whose product MARPRKFDEKDVLVAAHRRFDETGFHGTSVGDLSRATGLSKGSLYGAFGDKETLFQRVFDDYCTTAEQSGAALVVGPEDLALERVRTWLRASEDDTERRGCLLAKATAELAWENDAVAARSLATFESLLDSCRRVIEQAQSAGHIDPAADAGVLGGLIVTTHRGLEALAEAGVGIETRNRIAQATVDTLPRPVA is encoded by the coding sequence ATGGCGCGACCACGCAAGTTCGACGAGAAGGACGTTCTCGTCGCCGCCCATCGGCGGTTCGACGAGACCGGCTTCCACGGCACCTCGGTCGGCGATCTGTCCCGTGCGACGGGGCTCAGCAAGGGCAGCCTGTACGGCGCATTCGGCGACAAGGAGACCCTGTTCCAGCGAGTGTTCGACGACTACTGCACGACAGCGGAGCAGAGCGGTGCCGCGCTGGTCGTAGGCCCCGAAGACCTGGCGCTCGAACGGGTCCGTACGTGGCTGCGGGCATCGGAGGACGACACCGAGCGACGCGGCTGCCTGCTGGCCAAGGCCACGGCCGAACTGGCCTGGGAGAACGACGCCGTTGCGGCCCGGTCGCTCGCCACCTTCGAAAGCCTGCTCGACAGCTGCCGGCGGGTCATCGAGCAGGCGCAGAGCGCGGGGCACATCGATCCAGCCGCCGACGCCGGGGTGCTCGGCGGTCTGATCGTCACCACCCATCGCGGGCTCGAGGCGCTCGCGGAAGCGGGGGTGGGCATCGAGACGAGGAACCGCATCGCCCAGGCAACGGTGGACACCCTCCCGCGGCCCGTCGCCTGA
- a CDS encoding SDR family oxidoreductase: MFRTLAPPDATEFAGKRAIVTGGSRGIGAAVVQRLLDGGASVVATARTVTDETPRAATFIPGDISTPAGVQSFAAAALRDLGGADIVVNNAGAARTHLGGITSIPDEEWLDALALNFLSAVRVVNALLPALHEAGPGSAIVNISSLTAFTPTPAMAHYGAAKAALNAYGKALALELAPAGIRANTISPGNVLTPGADAIRQDFADAAGVQLAEITAGVPLGRPGDPRDIAEAVAYLASDRAQWVSGVNLNIDGGEFPVV; the protein is encoded by the coding sequence ATGTTCAGAACCCTTGCTCCGCCAGATGCCACCGAGTTCGCCGGGAAGCGTGCCATCGTGACGGGAGGTTCTCGCGGGATCGGGGCCGCCGTCGTGCAGCGCCTGCTCGACGGCGGCGCGAGCGTCGTAGCGACGGCACGAACCGTCACTGACGAGACACCGAGAGCTGCCACCTTCATCCCAGGGGACATCAGCACGCCCGCGGGCGTGCAGAGCTTCGCCGCGGCTGCACTCCGCGACCTCGGCGGCGCCGACATCGTGGTCAACAATGCGGGCGCGGCTCGCACCCATCTCGGTGGCATCACGTCCATCCCGGACGAAGAATGGCTCGACGCCCTCGCGCTGAACTTCTTGTCCGCCGTGAGGGTCGTCAACGCACTTCTGCCTGCACTGCACGAGGCCGGGCCGGGCAGCGCGATCGTCAACATCTCGTCGTTGACGGCGTTCACCCCGACGCCGGCAATGGCCCACTACGGCGCCGCGAAGGCCGCGCTCAACGCCTACGGCAAAGCGCTGGCCCTCGAGCTCGCACCCGCCGGGATCCGCGCCAACACGATTTCCCCCGGCAACGTGCTGACCCCGGGCGCGGACGCCATCCGCCAGGACTTTGCCGACGCAGCGGGCGTCCAGCTCGCCGAGATCACCGCCGGCGTTCCGCTGGGTCGTCCCGGAGACCCGCGCGACATCGCCGAGGCGGTCGCCTACCTCGCATCGGATCGGGCTCAGTGGGTGAGTGGGGTGAATCTGAACATCGACGGCGGAGAATTCCCGGTCGTCTGA
- a CDS encoding DUF3145 domain-containing protein, giving the protein MVTRATRGVVFVHAAPAAICPHAEWAISSVLGGRASLQWTPQPAAPGQLRADLSWTGEPGTGSRIAAALKTWPMLRFEVTEDPSEGCDGERICHLPGRGVWRASTGASGDVVVPEDRLRSLLDHGYGAEKLAHELNQLLGADVDAELEPYRRAGDGSPITWLHQVG; this is encoded by the coding sequence CTGGTGACACGTGCAACACGTGGTGTGGTGTTCGTCCATGCGGCGCCGGCAGCCATCTGCCCGCATGCCGAATGGGCCATCTCGTCCGTCCTGGGTGGACGGGCGAGCCTGCAGTGGACCCCGCAGCCGGCCGCCCCCGGTCAGCTGCGGGCGGATCTGTCGTGGACGGGTGAGCCCGGAACCGGTAGTCGGATCGCCGCCGCGCTCAAGACCTGGCCGATGCTCCGGTTCGAGGTCACCGAAGATCCGAGCGAGGGGTGCGACGGTGAACGCATCTGTCATCTCCCCGGGCGGGGTGTCTGGCGCGCGAGCACCGGGGCGTCAGGTGACGTCGTCGTCCCCGAAGACCGCCTGCGCAGCCTGCTCGACCACGGCTACGGCGCCGAGAAGCTCGCGCACGAACTGAACCAACTGCTCGGTGCCGACGTGGATGCTGAACTGGAGCCGTACCGTCGCGCTGGCGACGGATCTCCGATCACCTGGCTGCACCAGGTCGGCTGA
- a CDS encoding glycoside hydrolase family 3 N-terminal domain-containing protein, whose amino-acid sequence MAAARPATTGLRITAADERRAEQQVAALSVREQAALVLMPAASEVSARVSSVRYGGVILMGSDGVVDGTGRGTPVEVRGYVSALQAQRPAAWGPMLVAVDQEYGDVARLVNGFTEFPGASVLASGGRDDAVELTERAATAAAQEMRAVGVTIDFAPDADVLPTDGGSAIGGRSYGTDPATVGSFVAAAVRGYQSGGVAATLKHFPGIGGLSSDTHEVLPTIEQSCASWNSSSRVPFAAGIDAGAALVMTGHVLFPAAGVSEEPASLSPTAVDDVLRGKGSSGCGGLGFTGISVSDSFQMAPVADAFSPGEAAWRALAAGQDLILLPASPDKALTGIVDAVDSGQLPADRLRDAATRILTLQAATDNVVVPPLSVVNSAEHRALAAAARG is encoded by the coding sequence GTGGCCGCCGCGCGCCCAGCCACGACCGGACTCAGGATCACCGCGGCAGACGAGCGACGGGCCGAGCAGCAGGTCGCCGCCCTGTCGGTGCGGGAGCAGGCTGCTCTGGTGCTGATGCCCGCGGCGTCGGAGGTCAGCGCAAGGGTGTCGTCGGTGCGGTACGGCGGCGTCATCCTGATGGGCTCCGACGGGGTGGTCGACGGCACCGGTCGCGGTACCCCGGTCGAGGTGCGGGGCTACGTCAGCGCACTGCAGGCGCAGCGGCCGGCAGCGTGGGGACCGATGTTGGTCGCTGTCGACCAGGAGTACGGGGACGTCGCCAGGTTGGTGAACGGCTTCACCGAGTTCCCGGGTGCGTCGGTGCTCGCTTCCGGTGGGCGGGACGATGCCGTGGAACTCACCGAACGGGCCGCAACGGCCGCCGCTCAGGAGATGCGCGCCGTCGGCGTCACCATCGACTTCGCGCCCGACGCGGACGTGTTGCCGACCGACGGCGGATCGGCCATCGGGGGCCGTTCCTACGGCACCGATCCGGCGACCGTCGGCTCCTTCGTCGCGGCAGCGGTCCGTGGCTACCAGAGCGGGGGCGTGGCGGCCACCCTGAAGCACTTCCCGGGCATCGGCGGGTTGTCCTCGGACACCCACGAGGTGCTCCCCACGATCGAGCAGTCGTGCGCCAGCTGGAACAGCTCTTCACGGGTGCCGTTCGCCGCTGGGATCGACGCGGGTGCTGCCCTGGTGATGACGGGACACGTCCTGTTCCCCGCTGCCGGCGTTTCCGAAGAGCCGGCGAGTCTGTCGCCCACCGCGGTCGATGATGTGTTGCGCGGCAAGGGATCCAGCGGGTGCGGCGGACTCGGCTTCACCGGGATCTCGGTCAGCGACTCGTTCCAGATGGCACCGGTGGCCGATGCGTTCTCGCCCGGCGAGGCCGCCTGGCGTGCCCTGGCCGCTGGTCAGGATCTGATCCTGTTGCCGGCCTCTCCGGACAAGGCTTTGACCGGGATCGTCGACGCCGTCGACTCCGGTCAGCTCCCGGCCGACCGACTGCGCGACGCTGCCACCAGGATCCTGACGTTGCAGGCCGCGACCGACAACGTCGTGGTGCCGCCGCTGTCGGTGGTCAACTCGGCCGAGCACCGGGCGCTCGCGGCAGCGGCGAGGGGCTGA